Genomic DNA from Equus quagga isolate Etosha38 chromosome 10, UCLA_HA_Equagga_1.0, whole genome shotgun sequence:
acacttattttgcaaaccagttaatcttaatttggctatcttgtaaaaatgagggtgattttagagagaaaaattatgtttcagtagaagcttAGTatgcattcatggatattagattctatctcttttcttctacaagattcatctattactaatcataatgtctccttgtggccatccatctctgatatCAGGGAGTTCCCtagccacaatcaaaccttttccttcaatactactgcccaaatactaactagatttgccttgtcacaggtggatcataaacaacaagttccaaaggtaaagtccccaacttatcgatacacacaggatggactatatcaaatttgggacgaatatatttggctcactcctactagtggtcaactcagtcaaaaggccactctatgttgggaacaaaccaatcacacctgtgatacatggcctaatagcacccgacctatgggaaaaattcccagttatatgtgttctcataccatagccttaagaaatactgattggtttgggactgactgagATAGATGGCCCAGCGtacattggttagcccctaatggcactcagtggttatgtggctccagCTTATGGccctggctgccacctggatggattggacgatgcaccctaggcttcatctggatgcaaggtagaactacatttactatatctcctcctgctaacctgccaAACCTGCAACAGCGGTGGAcacgctctgtcttccactggtatgaccatgttgcctcaattttccttccccagttaggaatcgaaagtgtcatctggcacatggaagctctaaacaaatttactatgaaagcattaaatgacacacaacatagccttttgctgcttgatttagaagtatcccaaatgcgtaaggcagccatccaaaaccgaatggcactggatgtcttgacagcagcacaggggggcacttgtgccattataaaaactgaacgttgtgtttatattcctgactaccatcaaaatatctctggcttcctctcTGATATGAACCACCAAATTAAGCCCATGTCTGActctaccctatctctaaatgattggttgaactcttggtcagtccaggtttctggactactatcaaaaccttattcattgggttatttcttattataatttgttgtctatttcattgtttatcttctgcatgtcaacaaagtttcatctcctggaccacctctcatcaaatgattctctcatctccagaggatctgtacaccttgtcagccttggactctaCAGGCGCAACCTTCTGGTCCGCTGAACCTCCTACCTGTACCTacggccccatttagggacagctctacgaccttgcacagccggaagtagttacagaagactgaccatcgtccatatccccaaaagatttcagggccaaatgggttcagggcgggtttatgatgaggattttaggctggttaattttaaaactgtagatgagaagcaggctccccGGAgcggagtttgcttgccctttgttgggaaatatttacatttgtaagggaaacctccatctgtaaagatgcctccctctctgtgccaggaagaaggcaggatggtattatctctggaaactcttaatggggaaggcaaggacttaagttggttactatctggcaacctcatgtaactgacccccccccccaacatcctcctttgtctttagctgaagatagtatttagggtggtggcttctggcctttacttaatccgatttgattcttatctaaaagttgtgggaccacctaatggccagaccccacctgcactgataccattttaacttttttgcatgttctttcctttgtcttgtggagagatggctcacatacctgtGCCTTAGGTTtggccttactctccacccatgttggTAGCAgtagtgggggcagcagcagtggctcctcctgcccatgggccctgtccccatgcagcagcctgactgcccatgggtcctgtccccatgccagcagcagcagctctgactgcccatgggtcctgtccccatgctattccacactattctctaaataaaagagcactactgccagatcttgagagtccaagaaatctttcttttgactcctccgctcaccgaccccacatcaagTACAGGCCAGTTTGAGAGCCTCAGCCtcttgagagaaagaagaggcagTGGATATACTATTACCTATGACTGCGCCTCCTTACATTTTTGTTAATTGGTTTCCCATGCAAATGTTGCTCTTGTTTGCTCCTGGTTAGCCTCCAGGATGACAGGATTGGGGTGCCATGGGACAGGGCTCTAATCATCCGTAATAGTTCTCTTTGTCATTTAGGGGATTTGGTAAGACATTTTCCAGGCCCAGATCATGGTTGTTCCCTTCTGGGCTGGGAGAACATAGaggattttttggttttttaattttagggatATACATTCTTGTGCTTGGagaataaataaacatttctttgctttgcttcttATTCCACAGATATGAGCCAGATATAGGAGGTCcaactttttctttaatcatcTAAATTTTCCCTTGATAAAAGGGTGATATAGGAAAACCAGGTTCTGTACTGTGGATTTTAGCTTATCACCACTGACAGACTGCCTCCTtgaccaaaatttattttttagtaaaaattatatatatttaagttacacagcatgatgatttgacatagtcaggctcctctgagacCTCTTCCCAACCaggcctcaaccttggcctaTAAGAATGGCAACTTTCAGCACAAACAATTTTATCCTCTCCCTACATTAAGAGACTTGAAGAAACACTAGCATAGTTTCTATCAGCTCTAGGGCATGTCCCTAGGATGATGACCCTAGCCTCCCTAAAGTAAAACCTGAGTAGAagcccctgacctcccttttcttagaacatttactttagaaaacttgcgaTTGTAAATCCTTTgtctgtccctttgagatgtatCTTCTACAACTCAAGAGTGTCTGTCACAAGGACttgggagccatccctttgaaatgtataatcatcaagaaagataggGCCCTCTTCTCCCAGTCTCTATTCAAGGGTAGGAGCCTAATTTTGATAAGTAACAGTTAGTAAATACAGATAGCCTAATCACCTTGATCaacctccccccacacacaaattTCCCTCAACACTTTTCCTTTAGCACACCTCTGCATTTATAAAGCCTCCTGCCTTTTGTGTCAGTGGAGATGAGCTCTATTCTTCTGAAGTCTCTCTCCCCTACTGTAGTAGCCTGAGTAGAATCTGTCTTGCCACCTTTTAATAAATGtccagctctctttctctttgatgcCATGAACAAACAAGATCAAAATTGTACAGCAGGGCTAAGACAAACAATCTCAGGGGtaacaaggaaaagaagaatggaggTAGAACCAAGAATATGAAACTTTATTATTTAGGGGGTCATCTCAACTCATTTTTAATTCAGCTGCATTTATTCACATGCATGAGGATAAAGTGGAGGCATGTGGAGAAAGGACAAGGAGAAGACAAGATGAACCTGGGCACAGTGAGAACCATTTTGTTGTGGGCTAATGTTTCCAAACTGGGGCTAAACTGAAGGCATCTCCAAGTGTAATGCATAATCCTCTAAAGAACACTGTGGCCAGCAAGCCAGCACTGGCCATAATGAAGAAGAAGTGGGGCTGAAGATCTTTCATGGCTTGAGGAGTCTATGAAAGGCTGACCCTGTCCCAAGAGGACTGGCTTTTTTCTGGGCTAATTATATCTCCTGATGAAGGTTAGAGCTTGCTGGACCACTTAGACACTCAGAATCCTAAAATGGAGCCCCCAATTTTGTGCTGTCACTGTTCTCTATAGAAACAGCAATGCCATGAAGTAGAAGTTCTGGTACCAACTGGTGGTCAGGCTTTAGGAAAGTATGGAGGGTTGAGGAAAAGAAGCAACATCTTGGGTCAGATTGGAAGGGTCATCACAGCATCCAAATTGACAAGAAAAAGTTATTCCAAGGTCCTACGAAATAGCCTACTCTGATAACTACAAAGGTAGGGGCATCTTCTGATTTCGTTTTGACTAGCTAAGGGGGTGTCTTGATTATGAGGTGAAACCACAGAAGCTGCTAAGGCAGCCTCCAACTctgtattttcataattttattcagGATGCCTAGAAAGGACTTTGACATACATTTCTCTGTTTCTACACAGAAATCTAAGGATCTCTTGCTACGTAACTCTGAATCCCAAGTGCCaaatccaaagagaaataagCTAAGATGTGAAAATTAATACTGTTTCATTCACAAAGGCTGGTGGTAATTCTGTACATGAAAATTACAGACCTCCACTAAACTGGTAACTAATATGATTAGATTGTTCTGAAAGTctaggaagaagagggaagagaaaggaggtcTCAAGGGGTTGTGAGCTGgacaaaatgtgaaagaaatatgTGTACTCTCCTAGACagaacagaaaaagtttgccacaCGGCAGACAGCCTGATGTGCTTTTGACGTGAGGGGCTACTGATGTGCCAGCCTGCCACGCCTTTGCTGAGGTTGCTATGGTTTCAGGCATTGTGACCCAATAAACTCTGCTGTCACACCCCAGGGTTAAAGACAGCAGGGAAAAGCCTGGCCCATCAGTCTCGTCCAACAGCTGACGGGGGTGGCAGCCAGCTCCAAGTGCCCAAGAACGTGGCACAGCCCAGTTCCATCTAAAGGGGCACATCTCCCTTCTGGGTGGACGCTTTCAGCCAAAAGTCTAAAACAACTTCATCATCAAGGTAATaagttcatatattttttttttacagttctttAGGATTTTGACTGAGACTATATCCAAATCACATGAGGGACTTCTGTGcctccccctctttttttctagACTAGTGGTCTCTAgctcttgaaaaaaagaaactcccTCTTCTGAGGGTGTGGGAAGCCTTTTCCTAAATCTTTTTCAGGGATTTGCAGAGATTCTTGCCGGGAGAACTCAAGAAGATCTTGGGAGAATGGTAAAGTATAGGGATGTAGTATTATTTCTCATGTGAAAGGATAGCCTCAGAGGATAGCTGTTATAAaaatgttgagagagagagacatggaaagagggagggagagagtgggagggagaatggaggaatgagagagggaggaagggagaaaaaaagggagggaagagagagggagagggaggaagggagggaaggaggaagggaggaagtgagagagggaggaggaggaaaggagggagggaaggaggcagggaggagaagagaagggggaaggagggggagggagggagctagAGATTAAAGAGGTCTAAATTTCGAAGGAAGTTGCGCACCCCAGCAGTTCCTAGCCTAAACCTATATGAAACACGAAGACGGGTTTCAGGAAGCCCGCCAGAGATTCTTATCCAAACTGAGCCAGTTTCTAGAAACCATACATAAgtctttcagatttcttttctttctctttcagatgTCTGATCATATTGACTGGTTACACAGCCATAGGGACGTGTGCAAGGTAGATCTCTACAGCCAAACGGGACAGCAAGATCAGAGCCGCCGGAAAGTGGTATGATATAAAATGATTCCTACTAAGGAGTAGAAAGGATTGGGGTATGGGTATAGATATCCCGGAGCCCAGGATAGACTAACGGAGGGTGATACTGTGACTTCTGCAGGAAACCAAGCTCAGTAAGGTCTGTGGGGGACCAGCGGGTTTATACATCACAATGGGACAAATCAAAGGGGCAGGATGGGGAGTGATNNNNNNNNNNNNNNNNNNNNNNNNNNNNNNNNNNNNNNNNNNNNNNNNNNNNNNNNNNNNNNNNNNNNNNNNNNNNNNNNNNNNNNNNNNNNNNNNNNNNNNNNNNNNNNNNNNNNNNNNNNNNNNNNNNNNNNNNNNNNNNNNNNNNNNNNNNNNNNNNNNNNNNNNNNNNNNNNNNNNNNNNNNNNNNNNNNNNNNNNNNNNNNNNNNNNNNNNNNNNNNNNNNNNNNNNNNNNNNNNNNNNNNNNNNNNNNNNNNNNNNNNNNNNNNNNNNNNNNNNNNNNNNNNNNNNNNNNNNNNNNNNNNNNNNNNNNNNNNNNNNNNNNNNNNNNNNNNNNNNNNNNNNNNNNNNNNNNNNNNNNNNNNNNNNNNNNNNNNNNNNNNNNNNNNNNNNNNNNNNcctgaggggagggaggagtggtgGTTGCTGAGCTACCAGGCCCTATTACCTAACACCTCTGAAGTCATAATAATGTTGCCTAGCTACCGGTAAGTTACACTAAAGTGGGGCTCCCTTAGGAGGGCAAAATACTTCATGCTGTTTCCCAAATTTCAAGTGATTTGCCTAGTATTTCACACTTTTATCATGTTCAATGCCACTTATACTATTATTTACTCAATATGTATTTCTGCAATGTCTTTAAAATtgacttacatttaaaaattgccGTCACCCTAAGCAATATTATCCATAATATCACAGGTTTGATGTTCTAATATGTATTTTTCCTAATACACAACAAAAAATGCACCTATTAAACACAGAAATGCTTATCCATGTACCACCTAAAATCTTCTATAGCATCAATAGTAAAATACCACATTTGGGGAACACTAGTGTagttgaaaatgttctaaactggGAGCCAGGAGAATCAAGTTCTAATACATTTCACTTTTGAGTTTGTGTCAGCCTTCTCAATAAATGTAGACATTGTGTTTTGAGCCTCTCCCTAACAGGTAGGTATCCTCATTTAGGAAACGTAGTAATGCAAAGATTCTGTCTGCCTAATGATAATCATTATATTAACGTTGATTGAGTGCTTGCTATGTATAGACGCTCTGCTAAAAGCTTCACATGTACTATCTCACTCAATCCTCAGGAGAACACTgtaaggtaggtgctattatcttctcccagaaatggaaattACAGCCTTTTCTCTAGAGTTTTTCTAAATTCACCCCCCTAATTCGATGCAGATATGCTTTGTCGATGTGTCTACCTTGACAGCAGAAGATAAAGATTCCAAGGTGGGTATTCTCTGCTCCTCTCAGAATTGGGATGGGTGGGAAACCGCTGAGAAGGCTTATCAGTGACAGCATGAGGAAAGGGAAAGGTTGTGGCAGAGGATAGAAAGATGGAGGGGACTCAGGTGGAAAGCCATCATTCTCATGAGCCCAGGATCCCTGGTTCAGAATTTACTGTCACTCTAGATACGAAATCTCATTTTAAACTCTGTTTAAGTTGCTGGTAGGGCTGAAAGAATGCAAGATAGCAtgtcagaaaagtgaaaaaaaaaaccctgttcaAAAGGTTGATGATTAATGGATATGGTTCCTAAGACTGATGGCTTTGTGAATACctcccaggggtggggggagtagTAATTTATGGGAGGAACTTTATCTCATTCTTCAGAGATTAGCTAGCACTACAAGCCTACTTCTCCTTCAGAAAGAAAAGTGACAATAAGAGACATGACACTTATGCTTTGAAGTAGTAGCCTACGGGGCAGCTTGGGGATGTCTCAAAAAGCAACTGTTCATAAGAATCTCACCCCTTAATTCCATAGGATGCTGGTGGTTCCAATTCAGACGGTGGCTTAAACCTGgagaatctgaaagaaaaagagattattgTGATCAAGGATACTGAAAAGCAAGACCAGTCTAAGGTATACTTAGCCTCTGAGTCCACCGTTTCTAATTCTCAGAGCCCAATGCTGAGTCTGAGGACTCTGGTACAGAGATAGTAAGAGAACTACTGTCAAACAGGCCCATAAATTTGAATATTATGACATTCTAGAGAACACAAGCTTAAGTTCAGAGTCACGGTAAGTTCAATGCCCAGGTATCTAACAACGGCACTAATCACAGAGGCTCGGATGCCTTTCTTGATTTCAGGTACCTACTTCAAACAGAATCTTGCTATTCTCATCCTAACAAACATATGGGCTTATAAGCAAGATCCTGTGCAATGTTCTTTGCTGGCTTGTAGTCGATTTCTGTGCCCTACATTGCCCAGCGTTCGACAATGAAGAACGAAGATATGGAGCAGAGAGGATCCACGATGACCAAGAGCTGTGGTTGCCTGGTCCCCACCCTGTTGTCTAAGAGATTACCCAGGCTGTCGGGTAGCATAAAGTTAGAAGCAATTAGACTTGCACACCACTGTCACATACAGaatctttttgcttttgtgtaaATATCCTAAATTATATCTGTTAGGCCTCTAGTTTGGGGTGGGCATTAGAGCACATGTCAAGTCACCCTCACAGCCCTATAAGCCTAGAGTGGCCGGTATTGGAACAGTATATTCAGCTTTAGCACAAAGGAGTCAACTATTTCTTGTTCTGTGTCCCTAGGCTCACGTTATAACCAGAAACATCATTTCTGGCCCCAGACACCTTTGGAGTGATGAGAGCGGCCTCTGAGGAAGGAAAAACCAGTTACAAAATATTCTCCAAAGGGTTTTGGGTTCAGTTGGGGGTAGCCAACTCCATTTTGGAGTCTTAAGAAAGGGATAAATTACaccttgtgtttatttttaaagagcagcCCATATTTCCTACACACAATGCAGATCTCCTTGATTGTAACTTAAGCCCATTTGCAAAAAGTTGACTTTATCATGACCTCACATTTCCAGGAATTCAGCgaaaagagaagagatgaagCAATGGAAGGGGCAAAGAGGGCAATGGTACTTAGCACTGAGTGGAAGATGTGGAAGATGTGCACGACACAAATACGCATATCTAGACATGGGCATACACAGTCACAAGCATgtatattctctctatatatgatatatatacatatatattatatacaatgtatatgtatgtatgtatatgtacacatatgtacatatgtacatatacattatatatacatatataatatgtgtgtgtacacacacatataaatttaCACAAAGTGACACACACAttgatatatacatttatatacgttaaaaaaatgatttatggggctggccccatggctgagtggttaagtttgcacgctccgccttcagcggcctggagtttcaccggtttggatcctgggtgtggacatggcaccactcatcaagccacgttgaggcggtgtcccacatgccacaactagaaggacccacaactgaaatatacaactacgtactggggggatagggggagaaaaagcaggggggaaaaaaaagattggcaacagttgttagctcaggtgccaatctttaaaaacaaaatgacttATACAAGCAATGACACACACAGGCCTGGCTACATGTGACACTGACAAATACATACAAGCATGGATATAACAAACATATATATTGACCTATTCATAAATAATGACTTACACATGTATACAAAGATATACAGTTATACAGAGTCAGATGCATTGACATGCCCACATGTGACACACATAAACGTGGATATATAAATCCATGCACACCATGTATAAACATAATCTCACACATGTTAACACACACAAGCCTTAATCAAAACATAGTGACCATACAGACTCAGGTTTTGgaatacacatttataaatataccTCATGTCGATAACACGCATACAAACTCAAAGTGACAGATATTCATTAACTCATGTTTGTATGCATTGATACACACAATGAGATAAATGCAATGACATCCCCTCTCATGTATTCACACACATACTCAAATGTCAGCGTGTGTGCAACACTGACACACATTCTCAAGCAGTGACATAGCATCTTATAAATATAGCATAAATTGATACCCTATCTATTGACATACACAGTCTTTATACAATCACCTATTTGTACATGTTCATATTTTAACAtacacacttataaatatattatacattatacattaattagacattaatatattaataagtatGTATGTTAATTTATGctttaacatatataaatatatttatagctgCATGATACGTGATATTGGATTTATATCATAAACATATATGCAGATCACTCAAATCAATACTTGCTCATTTATATATTCAGAGACACACTGACATACACACTCAGTTTTACATTCAcatgtgtataaaatatacacactAACATGCATGTTGGCCTGTACAGTAGACATATACAATGGGTATTGATGTCAACACATTATTACACGGGCTTCCACATAGTCAGTCACACATGTGCAttgacatacatatatgcatgcacatacacacaggcacattTTCACATACTAACAATACAGACTGACATTCTCACAACTATTGAGATGTTCACACTCATGAATTGCTATATTggtgtgcatatacacacacaacagaCTCTGACACATTTTTGACACATATTGAGATAAGCACAAATACTCagataaaactgacaaatatATTGATAACACGTGTGTAAagtgtacaaatatatatattctgagcTTTTGTTGCTGCCACTTGTGCTTGAAAGTGTATTAATGGGTATAATTGTGTGTTATGTTCCCATGAAAATCCTAAAGGTCAAATCCCTAATCTGTGCTATTTAGAAGATGtatcttctaaataaaataaggaaaagaagtaGCCTACCCAGACTCTTATGGATAggtgttcttctttttctagacgGAGGGATCTGTGTGCCTTTTCAAACAAACTCCCTCTGATCACATATGTGTCTTCAACTGTCTTCTCAATGATCTCCAGAAGTATGCTTTGGGTTTCCAACATGCACTGAGCCCCTCAGCCTCTAGCTGTAAGCATAAAGTAGGAGAAACAGAGGGTAAATTCCATAAATTACCCTCTGGGAACTGCTACAGAGTCTATGCTGATCAGCTGAACATGGATTATGTGACCAACGGACCTCAAAGCCGACATCTAGAAATGACAGCAGCCAAAAACACCAACAATAACCAGAGCCCTTCCACTCCCTCACCCAAATCTCCTAACACTCAGAGGGCAGTTATCTCTCCTGGTGGCGAATGTTCCATGGACGACCTTTCATTCTATATCAACCGACTATCTTCTTTGGTAATCCAGATGGCCAGTAAAGAAATCAAGGAGAAGTTGGAACGTAGAAACAAATGCTTTCATTATTCAATCTATCCACCTCCTGGGGACAAAGGGAAGAACAGCCCCCACAGTGCTTTGAGCAAGATCGCTTCTGAAATGGCCCATGATGCTGTAGAAGTGACCTCTGCAGAAATGCGGGGCACTGGGGAGGACAGCAGAGATGGCGGGCGGAAAACCTTTATGTATAGTGAGTTATCCAACAAGAGCAAGAGCGGAGACAAACAGATGTTCCAAAGAGATAGCAAGGAATTCGTAGACTCCATTAGCAAAGGACTCATGGTTTACGCAAATCAAGTGGCTTCTGACATGATGTTCTCCGTTATGAAGACCTTGAAAGTGCATAGCTCTGGGAAGCCGATCCCAGCCTGTGTGGTGCTGAAGAGAGTGTTGTTAAAACACACCAAGGAAATTGTGTCCGATTTGATTGATTCCTGCATGAAGAACCTACATAACATCACTGGGGTCCTGATGACTGACTCAGACTTTGTCTCAGCTGTCAAGAGAAATCTTTTCAACCACGGGAAACAAAATGCGGCAGATATCATGGAGGCCATGCTGAAGCGCCTGGTCGGTGCCCTACTTGGCGAGAAGAAGGAGACTAAATCACAGAGTGTCTCGTATGCATCCTTGAAAGCTGGGTCCCAAGATCCCAAGTGCAAGAACCAAAGTCTCGAATTCTCAGCCATGAAAGCTGAAATGAAGGGGAAGGACCAGGGCAAAATGAGACCAGAGCAGTGCAAGTCCTTGACCAGTGCTGAGAAAGTCGGTGAACACATCCTTAAGGAGAGCCTGACCATGTGGAATCAAAAGCAGGGAAACCAAGGCAAGATGACTGGCAAAGCATGTGCcaatagagaggaaaaaagagaaaagatcagcCCTTCCACAGATTCACTCGCGAAGGACTTGATTGTCTCCGCTCTTATGCTGATCCagtaccatttgacccagcaggCCAAGGGCAAAGATCTATATGAAGAAGACTGTCCTGGTTCTTCCACAAGCTACACAGCTCAGAGTGCCCAATACGAAAAGTGTGGAAGTGGCCAAACTGCCAAGGCTCTTTCAATGAAACATCTAGAGTCTCGTGGAGCTCCTGGACCCTCCACCTCTCTAAAGGAGAATCAACATGTGAACTGCCAGAAGCTGGATATGTCAAACATTGTTCTGACGCTGATTCAGAAACTGCTTGGTGAGAGCTCGTTCAACTGTGATGATATATCTGAAGGTGAGAACAAGCATTCTGAGCCCAGTACAAACAAAGGAACTTCCATGTTCAAGAGGCCTGACAGAGGGGAAGAACAATGCCAGGAGAATCAAGAACTTGACTTTGCCAGTGGGCTGAAGCAAGTGAACCGGCAATTTATAGATCAACTTGTGGAATCGGTGATGAAGCTGTGCCTTATCATGGCTAAGTACGGCAACAATGGGGCAGCCCTTGCTGAGTTGGAAGAACAAGCAGCCTCGGTGAACAACGCCAATTACCAGGCCAGTGGCTCCAGACGTAGTCAGAGTGGTGTGATGCCACAGAACTATCAAGACTCTTCTGGGCCCCAAGTCATCATCAATAATCATTGCTCAACAAGTAGCTTGCAGAAGCAGCTCCAGGCGGTCCTTCAGTGGATTGCGGCCTCCCAATTTAACATCCCTACGCTCTACTTCATGGGAGATGATGATGGACAACTGGAGAAGGTAAGCAATGCCACAAGACATAAGAAGAAAGAGGGTTGGAATGGGGAGGGACAGTGAGGCAGAATTGTACTTAGAGCCCAAGAGcagtccacacacacacatacacacacacacaacccacaGCTGCATTTCCTACATTAGATGAAttccagagaaataaataaataaaatactgaacCAAACTATTTTCAGTTCAGGACCTGAGCCAGGCAATCCTCCCTACTTCCAGTCTCATAGTTTTTTAGGGAGACAGGAGAACAGCAACCCCTAACCTTGACCTAGTAATCGGCACAGACTAACTGAAGGATCCAGCACCTGGTGAGAAGTACTTAGTGAACACAATTGATTCCAGAGTTTGTTTTTTGAAGCTCAAAAAGAAAGTAACTTTGGCATTTTGATCTATGTCATTAGAGGAGGgtcaaggaaaaaggaaagccatGTCAGCAGTCTCCAGTCCTGGATCTGCGGCAGGCTTTACTCTAATCCTAGAATCATGGATAGGAAGGTGGGTGAGGGGTAG
This window encodes:
- the AKAP4 gene encoding A-kinase anchor protein 4 isoform X1 — translated: MKHEDGFQEARQRFLSKLSQFLETIHKSFRFLFFLFQMSDHIDWLHSHRDVCKVDLYSQTGQQDQSRRKVICFVDVSTLTAEDKDSKDAGGSNSDGGLNLENLKEKEIIVIKDTEKQDQSKTEGSVCLFKQTPSDHICVFNCLLNDLQKYALGFQHALSPSASSCKHKVGETEGKFHKLPSGNCYRVYADQLNMDYVTNGPQSRHLEMTAAKNTNNNQSPSTPSPKSPNTQRAVISPGGECSMDDLSFYINRLSSLVIQMASKEIKEKLERRNKCFHYSIYPPPGDKGKNSPHSALSKIASEMAHDAVEVTSAEMRGTGEDSRDGGRKTFMYSELSNKSKSGDKQMFQRDSKEFVDSISKGLMVYANQVASDMMFSVMKTLKVHSSGKPIPACVVLKRVLLKHTKEIVSDLIDSCMKNLHNITGVLMTDSDFVSAVKRNLFNHGKQNAADIMEAMLKRLVGALLGEKKETKSQSVSYASLKAGSQDPKCKNQSLEFSAMKAEMKGKDQGKMRPEQCKSLTSAEKVGEHILKESLTMWNQKQGNQGKMTGKACANREEKREKISPSTDSLAKDLIVSALMLIQYHLTQQAKGKDLYEEDCPGSSTSYTAQSAQYEKCGSGQTAKALSMKHLESRGAPGPSTSLKENQHVNCQKLDMSNIVLTLIQKLLGESSFNCDDISEGENKHSEPSTNKGTSMFKRPDRGEEQCQENQELDFASGLKQVNRQFIDQLVESVMKLCLIMAKYGNNGAALAELEEQAASVNNANYQASGSRRSQSGVMPQNYQDSSGPQVIINNHCSTSSLQKQLQAVLQWIAASQFNIPTLYFMGDDDGQLEKLPKVSAKAAEKGYSVGNLLQEVMKFAKEQQLDEAVGNVARKQLLDWLLTNL
- the AKAP4 gene encoding A-kinase anchor protein 4 isoform X2, with protein sequence MSDHIDWLHSHRDVCKVDLYSQTGQQDQSRRKVICFVDVSTLTAEDKDSKDAGGSNSDGGLNLENLKEKEIIVIKDTEKQDQSKTEGSVCLFKQTPSDHICVFNCLLNDLQKYALGFQHALSPSASSCKHKVGETEGKFHKLPSGNCYRVYADQLNMDYVTNGPQSRHLEMTAAKNTNNNQSPSTPSPKSPNTQRAVISPGGECSMDDLSFYINRLSSLVIQMASKEIKEKLERRNKCFHYSIYPPPGDKGKNSPHSALSKIASEMAHDAVEVTSAEMRGTGEDSRDGGRKTFMYSELSNKSKSGDKQMFQRDSKEFVDSISKGLMVYANQVASDMMFSVMKTLKVHSSGKPIPACVVLKRVLLKHTKEIVSDLIDSCMKNLHNITGVLMTDSDFVSAVKRNLFNHGKQNAADIMEAMLKRLVGALLGEKKETKSQSVSYASLKAGSQDPKCKNQSLEFSAMKAEMKGKDQGKMRPEQCKSLTSAEKVGEHILKESLTMWNQKQGNQGKMTGKACANREEKREKISPSTDSLAKDLIVSALMLIQYHLTQQAKGKDLYEEDCPGSSTSYTAQSAQYEKCGSGQTAKALSMKHLESRGAPGPSTSLKENQHVNCQKLDMSNIVLTLIQKLLGESSFNCDDISEGENKHSEPSTNKGTSMFKRPDRGEEQCQENQELDFASGLKQVNRQFIDQLVESVMKLCLIMAKYGNNGAALAELEEQAASVNNANYQASGSRRSQSGVMPQNYQDSSGPQVIINNHCSTSSLQKQLQAVLQWIAASQFNIPTLYFMGDDDGQLEKLPKVSAKAAEKGYSVGNLLQEVMKFAKEQQLDEAVGNVARKQLLDWLLTNL